ACGAGCCGGCGTTCGTCGCGGCTGAACACGACGTCGAACGCGGTGGACGTGTTCAGGTCGACGCGCGTGCCGTCCGCGAGCGTGACCGAGCGGCGCTCGCCGGTCGCGGTGCGCTGGTCGGCGGCCCATTCGCGCCACGGCGTCGTTCGATACGCGAGATAACCGGCCGGCCCGGCGACGAGCAGCAGCGTCAGCGTCTTCGTCGCCGTGCGGCGGCCCGCGCGGACCTTGCGGCCGAGCACCGGCAGGCCGACGTGCGCCGGCACCACGCCGAACTTCGCGTTGAGCTGCTGCGCGCGCTGCCATGCGCGCTCGTGCTCGGGATCGGCCGCGCGCCAGCGTTCGCACGCGGCGAGGTCCTCGCGGGTCGGGCTGTCGTGCAGGCGCACGAGCCACGCGGCCGCCTCGCGCGCGACCGCGCGTTCGAGCGGACGCGCGTCGTCGGCCGCGCGGGCCGGCGTCACGGTGTCAGCAGCAGGCATTCTTCGTAGGCGGTCGCCATGTAGCGTTTCACCGTGCGCACGTTCACCTGCATCCGCAGCGCGATGTCGGCGTAGGGGAGGCCTTCGAGCTGCGCGAGCAGGAACGCGGTGCGGACCTTCGGCGCGAGCCGGTCGAGCATCGCATCGATGTCGTGCAGCGTTTCGAGGATCACGAGCCGATCCTCCACGGACGGCGTTTCGGCTTCCGGCAGGCTGGCGAGCGTCGCGAGGAACGCCTTTTCGAGCGACAGCCGCCGGTAGTGATTGAGCAGCACGTGGCGCGCGACCGTCGTCAGGTACGCGCGCGGCTCGCGCAGTTCGGGCGGCCGGCCGCGGCCCCACGCGGTGAGCACGCGCACGAACGTGTCCTGCGCGAGATCGGGCGCGTCGAACGTGTTTTCGAGTTTTCTGCGCAGCCAGGACTGCAGCCAGCCGTGGTGCTCCCGGTAAAGCGCGTGCACGTCCTGTCGCACGTCTGAAGGCACGGCGGCCATCAAAGCATCCCTTTCCCTTGGCAACGCCGATGCGGTTCGGCGCAAATAAGAATTATTTGCATTTATAACCTGACGCTATGCTTTTTGCAACACGGCGCGGGTCGTGCTGGGGGGCAAGCGTGGGGCAGAGCGTGGTCCGGCGTTCGCGCGGATGGCGTTCGACGGCGGCAGGGGCCGCGCCGGAAACCTACACGCTGGGCGCTCCCTCGA
The Paraburkholderia caballeronis genome window above contains:
- a CDS encoding sigma-70 family RNA polymerase sigma factor; translation: MAAVPSDVRQDVHALYREHHGWLQSWLRRKLENTFDAPDLAQDTFVRVLTAWGRGRPPELREPRAYLTTVARHVLLNHYRRLSLEKAFLATLASLPEAETPSVEDRLVILETLHDIDAMLDRLAPKVRTAFLLAQLEGLPYADIALRMQVNVRTVKRYMATAYEECLLLTP